The following is a genomic window from Candidatus Cloacimonadota bacterium.
GATGCATGGGCGTTAACCGACGAGTAGCTCGTGGACACCGTTCGATGATATCACCAATCATGATGGATCTGTTTCTCCAGTCTGGTTAGTAATTTAGAAATCTTTATGTATATTATCTACATGCCGCGGTATAAGGAAATCCATGGCTAGGAGGAGGAGCCCGAATGAACTGTAAATCATATGTAGCGATAATAATAGCGGCGGCGGTATGCATGATGCCTGCGCTCGCACTCGTCGAGGACACGACCGCCGACGGTTTGGTCGAAGGATACACGACGATCGACGGAATCACTTACAAATGCTGTCTCGACGGCGATGTCAGGACCGCGTTCATAACAGGTTACGACGGCACCCTGGCGGACACCGACGGGGACGGCGCCGCGGACGGAGTGCACATACCTGGATCCGTGGAACACGGAGGCAACACGTATTCCGTGACCGATGTACCCAAATCACTGTTCAACGGGACCGGTGATACGAGTTACCGGAACCTCGGGAACCTTGTGATAGGGGAGGGCATAGTGCGTGTGCCCAGCGAGGCCTTCATGTTCTGCAATATTGACTCCATATCCTTCCCCAGCACCCTGGAGGTCATAGGCAGCAAGGCCTTCTTCCGTTCGACCGGTTTCTCCGAGGTTATGCTCAACGACGGCCTGGTGACTCTCGGCCCATCCTCCTTCTCAGGCACCAGTGTGGAGAAGGTAT
Proteins encoded in this region:
- a CDS encoding leucine-rich repeat domain-containing protein; translated protein: MNCKSYVAIIIAAAVCMMPALALVEDTTADGLVEGYTTIDGITYKCCLDGDVRTAFITGYDGTLADTDGDGAADGVHIPGSVEHGGNTYSVTDVPKSLFNGTGDTSYRNLGNLVIGEGIVRVPSEAFMFCNIDSISFPSTLEVIGSKAFFRSTGFSEVMLNDGLVTLGPSSFSGTSVEKVYVPGSVHINVSETNTEGKVDYGSAYIFTGCDSLREVILGEGLNAIGYKMFGECKSLGTVAIPASVETIDGWAFRHSSATVTFADGCSLAEIGISAFLGKTNDDTSAPTV